In a genomic window of Sulfurisphaera tokodaii str. 7:
- a CDS encoding 2-oxoacid:ferredoxin oxidoreductase subunit beta, with protein MAAFKPQWNDWCPGCGNFGILNAEQQAIVELGVDTKNVVVVSGIGCSGKIPHFFRTPISGVHTLHGRAIAFATGIKLSNPDLVVIVNGGDGDLLGIGAGHFVAAGRRNVDMVVILHDNGVYGLTKGQASPTLKRGEKPKSLPRPNINDAVNPIALAISSGYTFVARGYAYDVKHLKELIKSAIKHKGLALIDVLQPCPTYNDINTKEWYDKRIYKLDTLPDWDPVVKKPEEVNEKIKRAIDKSLEWGDRIPIGIFYQNELVPSYEERIKANSPAYLDYTPAKQLIEKEGKLTTIIDPLLKEREVD; from the coding sequence ATGGCGGCATTTAAACCTCAATGGAATGATTGGTGCCCTGGATGCGGTAATTTCGGAATTTTAAATGCTGAACAACAAGCGATAGTTGAGCTTGGAGTAGATACCAAGAATGTAGTAGTGGTATCGGGAATTGGTTGCTCTGGTAAAATACCGCATTTCTTTAGAACTCCAATCTCTGGAGTCCATACTCTACACGGAAGAGCAATTGCTTTCGCTACTGGAATAAAGTTATCTAATCCAGATTTAGTAGTTATCGTAAATGGAGGAGATGGTGATCTATTAGGAATAGGTGCGGGACATTTTGTTGCTGCAGGAAGAAGAAATGTTGACATGGTTGTTATTCTTCATGATAATGGAGTTTATGGTTTAACAAAGGGACAAGCTTCACCCACATTAAAAAGAGGAGAAAAACCTAAGTCTTTACCTAGACCTAACATAAATGATGCAGTAAACCCAATAGCTTTAGCAATATCAAGTGGTTATACTTTCGTGGCAAGAGGTTATGCTTATGATGTAAAACATCTAAAAGAATTGATAAAGAGTGCTATAAAACATAAAGGATTAGCCCTAATTGATGTACTTCAACCTTGTCCTACTTACAACGATATAAATACTAAAGAGTGGTATGACAAAAGAATTTATAAATTAGACACATTGCCAGACTGGGATCCAGTAGTTAAAAAACCAGAAGAAGTAAATGAAAAAATAAAGAGAGCAATTGATAAGAGCTTAGAATGGGGAGACAGAATACCAATTGGAATATTTTACCAAAATGAACTAGTGCCCAGTTATGAGGAGCGTATAAAAGCTAATTCACCAGCATATCTTGATTATACACCCGCTAAACAATTAATCGAAAAAGAAGGAAAATTAACCACTATAATTGACCCGTTACTAAAAGAAAGGGAAGTAGACTAA
- a CDS encoding phosphatidate cytidylyltransferase: MPLLTLADILWGVILTIWVGIVTLYISKIISKYTSVYVARKAIHMLGGGVVAVLSPFVFTSPLVPIIASYTLMTYLIVRRIKDGIMGWFQEKDNYGEIFYTFSYGTLLLIMWVIDGNYWSTKDVFIPLLPIFYMSFGDGVTGIIRNYVYKRRVKGFWGSLGMAIVCIPLGYYLFGLYGAISGIIATIVEALPLVDDNLSIPFVSFLFLYSVIKLF, encoded by the coding sequence ATGCCTCTTTTGACATTAGCTGACATATTATGGGGAGTTATACTTACAATTTGGGTCGGTATTGTTACCTTATACATTTCCAAGATAATTAGTAAGTATACAAGTGTTTACGTAGCAAGAAAAGCCATTCATATGCTGGGTGGTGGTGTAGTTGCGGTATTATCCCCATTTGTATTTACGTCTCCTCTGGTTCCTATTATAGCATCTTATACATTGATGACATACCTTATAGTAAGGAGGATTAAAGATGGTATTATGGGATGGTTCCAAGAAAAAGATAATTATGGAGAGATATTTTATACTTTCTCATATGGTACATTACTATTAATAATGTGGGTTATTGATGGAAACTATTGGTCTACTAAAGATGTTTTCATACCATTACTTCCAATATTTTATATGTCATTTGGTGATGGAGTTACTGGTATAATAAGGAATTATGTATATAAGCGAAGAGTAAAAGGTTTTTGGGGAAGTCTAGGTATGGCTATTGTTTGTATCCCCCTTGGTTATTATCTCTTTGGTCTTTACGGTGCTATTTCTGGTATAATAGCTACTATAGTTGAAGCTCTACCTTTAGTTGATGATAACTTAAGTATACCATTTGTTTCTTTCTTGTTCCTATATTCCGTCATAAAATTGTTTTAG
- a CDS encoding acetoin utilization protein AcuC, producing the protein MHKTAFVWDDRYLNYSFPGNHPFKSLREAMTKKLLEERGAFHEIDIVPPKVISEELLSLIHTKEYIEFIKRKSEEGSGLLDEGDTPAFKGIFEAALIRVSGTVTAVELLQSYDHTINIGGGFHHAKRSQASGFCVFNDVALAIKLAERSFKKIALVDIDGHHGDGTQYLLYDDPKVLKVSLHMFHPRFFPGTGDEYEIGSGEGKGMTINIPLPPGTGDDMYLYAFNEIVVPKIKEFKPDLIFLLNGGDSYYEDPLVELKLSTKGYLEVVRTVHSLAHQFANGKLVMTGGGGYNYEATARIWALSIAEIAGLDFTEFETLEDCCLIASSEFVKKRVLEIVDKLKKIHGLSN; encoded by the coding sequence GTGCATAAGACAGCGTTTGTATGGGATGATAGATACTTAAACTATTCCTTTCCAGGTAATCATCCTTTTAAATCTCTTAGAGAAGCAATGACTAAGAAACTCTTAGAAGAAAGAGGAGCATTTCACGAAATAGATATAGTACCTCCTAAGGTAATTAGCGAAGAATTATTATCTCTTATACATACAAAAGAATATATAGAATTTATTAAGAGAAAGAGCGAAGAGGGTAGTGGATTATTAGATGAAGGAGACACTCCAGCATTTAAAGGAATTTTTGAAGCTGCTCTTATTAGAGTGAGTGGTACTGTTACAGCTGTAGAGCTTCTACAATCTTATGATCATACTATAAATATTGGAGGCGGATTTCATCATGCTAAAAGATCCCAAGCGTCTGGTTTTTGTGTGTTTAATGATGTAGCGTTAGCTATAAAGTTGGCAGAGAGAAGTTTCAAAAAAATTGCATTAGTGGATATTGATGGTCATCATGGCGATGGAACTCAATACTTGCTTTATGATGACCCAAAAGTTTTGAAAGTCTCTCTTCATATGTTTCATCCAAGATTTTTCCCTGGTACTGGAGATGAATATGAGATAGGTTCTGGAGAGGGAAAAGGTATGACTATTAATATTCCGTTGCCTCCAGGGACTGGAGATGATATGTATCTTTACGCGTTTAATGAAATAGTTGTTCCAAAGATTAAGGAGTTTAAGCCAGATTTGATATTTCTTCTTAATGGTGGAGATTCTTACTACGAAGATCCTCTTGTAGAGCTTAAACTTTCTACAAAAGGTTATCTTGAAGTAGTAAGGACTGTTCACTCGCTTGCCCATCAATTTGCTAATGGTAAGTTAGTTATGACAGGTGGTGGAGGATATAATTATGAAGCTACAGCAAGAATATGGGCTTTATCAATAGCAGAAATAGCTGGATTGGATTTTACTGAATTTGAAACTTTAGAGGATTGTTGTTTAATAGCTTCTAGTGAATTTGTCAAGAAAAGAGTATTAGAAATAGTAGATAAATTAAAGAAAATACATGGTCTAAGTAACTAG
- a CDS encoding FAD-binding oxidoreductase, with amino-acid sequence MLIHNADCKEIYYPSSYEEVVNLIRKANEQKLTVHPFGLGTNHIGKQLFADVCISMSKLNKIIEISKSDLYVVAQAGVSVDMLEEAIKSEGLFLPFTYSGTLGGLASTNKPSIFSLLYPYPKDFILGAKIVTGNGEIIRSGSKTTKFSSGYKIWKVLSGALGSLGIYLELIFRLIPKPEMIAYAEVEDPFRYISLRPWGILSTVNSAKITNYLIFGGFANFIKKVSEEYSINFSEGLPKIDLECEKILGIITARGEEIEVLRLFQKGIAYVGAGYVRVCDPNALKLRDKGYTVIIEKGCQDDEKCFGFSYSTFKLIKSALDPNNIFIAGLD; translated from the coding sequence TTGCTTATACATAATGCTGATTGTAAAGAAATATATTACCCCTCTTCTTATGAAGAAGTAGTTAATTTGATTAGAAAGGCTAACGAGCAGAAATTAACTGTACATCCTTTCGGATTAGGGACAAATCATATAGGTAAACAGCTTTTTGCAGATGTTTGTATTTCTATGTCTAAATTGAATAAAATAATAGAAATTTCAAAATCAGATTTATATGTTGTTGCTCAAGCGGGAGTCTCTGTGGATATGCTAGAAGAAGCTATAAAGAGCGAGGGATTATTTCTTCCATTTACTTATTCTGGTACTTTAGGTGGTTTAGCCTCTACAAATAAACCATCGATTTTTTCATTACTTTACCCTTATCCTAAAGACTTCATATTAGGTGCAAAAATAGTAACTGGCAATGGAGAAATAATAAGAAGTGGAAGTAAAACAACAAAATTTTCTAGCGGATATAAAATATGGAAAGTCTTATCTGGAGCTTTAGGTAGCCTCGGAATTTACTTAGAGTTAATATTTCGTCTAATTCCAAAACCTGAAATGATAGCATATGCTGAGGTAGAAGATCCTTTTAGATATATTTCTCTTAGACCGTGGGGAATACTATCAACTGTAAATAGTGCTAAAATTACAAATTACTTAATATTTGGTGGGTTTGCCAATTTTATAAAGAAAGTGAGCGAAGAATATTCAATTAACTTTAGTGAAGGCTTACCAAAAATAGACTTAGAATGTGAAAAAATACTCGGAATAATAACTGCTAGGGGGGAAGAAATTGAAGTATTAAGGCTATTTCAAAAAGGAATAGCATATGTGGGTGCAGGTTACGTTAGAGTTTGTGACCCTAATGCTTTAAAATTAAGAGACAAGGGATATACAGTGATAATAGAAAAAGGTTGCCAAGATGATGAAAAATGTTTTGGTTTTTCATATTCAACATTTAAATTAATTAAGTCAGCATTAGATCCTAACAATATTTTCATAGCGGGGTTGGATTAA
- a CDS encoding FAD-binding oxidoreductase, producing the protein MLKKLKEIVGDRWVITTEDKKLYGFDGLTAVKKEPEAVILPGNEEETIEVIRELIHNKKKIIIRGSGTSLSGATVPIEEDEYIVSLSRLNKVYSQKGFEIEVGPGIVNAMVTKNAPSHLFYAPDPASFQVSSIGGNISHDSGGIHVVKYGPTFNSVISLKVILPNGEVEEFYPTPYLNLSSLFIGAEGTLGAILRAKLRLFPKPLSKKTVIGIFNSIKDAGKAIISVFENGVIPSALELMDRNAIRAIEKSRYKAGIPDVEAILLIELDGHNIQVNEEESRVKRAIEENEGEVIIPTDDSRFWNARKGAFPAMGTISPAYITLDCNVLRSDLPNVLEFISSVAERYRVYIANVFHAGDGNLHPLISYDPDDFDSFMRAVRASDEIEKFVIEHGGVPSGEHGIGIEKIKYMNIYYNEKELEILKMIKNKFDPNNLFNPCKMFGGCEIKSKEIKVLWEWD; encoded by the coding sequence ATGCTAAAAAAGTTAAAAGAAATCGTTGGCGATAGATGGGTGATCACTACTGAGGATAAAAAGTTATATGGATTTGATGGCCTAACTGCAGTTAAAAAAGAACCAGAAGCCGTTATATTACCTGGTAATGAAGAAGAAACAATAGAAGTAATACGTGAACTTATACATAACAAAAAGAAGATTATAATTAGAGGTTCGGGTACAAGTTTAAGTGGTGCTACAGTTCCCATAGAAGAGGATGAATATATAGTTTCTCTTTCTAGGCTAAACAAAGTTTATTCTCAAAAGGGGTTTGAAATAGAAGTAGGTCCCGGTATAGTTAACGCAATGGTAACAAAAAATGCACCGTCTCATTTATTTTATGCACCAGATCCTGCTAGTTTTCAGGTATCTAGTATTGGAGGAAATATATCCCATGATTCTGGTGGTATTCATGTAGTGAAATATGGTCCAACGTTTAATAGCGTAATCTCGCTTAAAGTTATTCTACCAAATGGCGAAGTCGAAGAATTCTATCCAACTCCATATTTGAACCTATCTAGCTTATTCATAGGGGCTGAAGGGACTTTAGGTGCAATATTAAGAGCAAAATTGCGCTTATTCCCAAAGCCATTATCTAAGAAGACTGTGATTGGAATATTTAATAGTATAAAAGATGCGGGTAAAGCGATTATTAGTGTTTTTGAAAATGGTGTAATACCATCTGCATTAGAATTAATGGATAGAAATGCTATAAGGGCTATAGAAAAAAGTAGATATAAAGCTGGGATTCCAGATGTAGAGGCTATACTTCTCATAGAATTAGATGGTCATAATATTCAGGTAAATGAGGAAGAGAGTAGAGTGAAGAGAGCAATAGAAGAGAATGAGGGAGAAGTAATAATACCAACTGATGACTCTAGATTCTGGAATGCGAGGAAAGGAGCATTTCCAGCTATGGGAACTATTTCTCCAGCCTATATTACATTAGATTGTAATGTTCTACGAAGTGATTTGCCAAATGTTTTAGAGTTTATATCAAGTGTAGCTGAAAGGTATAGAGTCTATATCGCTAACGTATTTCACGCTGGTGATGGAAACTTACATCCCTTAATCTCATATGATCCAGATGATTTTGATAGTTTTATGAGAGCTGTAAGAGCTAGCGATGAGATCGAAAAGTTTGTAATAGAACATGGAGGAGTTCCGTCGGGAGAACACGGAATTGGTATTGAAAAAATTAAATATATGAATATTTACTACAATGAAAAGGAATTGGAAATACTAAAGATGATTAAGAACAAATTTGATCCAAATAATTTATTCAATCCTTGTAAAATGTTTGGAGGATGCGAAATAAAAAGTAAAGAAATTAAGGTGCTTTGGGAATGGGATTAG
- a CDS encoding CBS domain-containing protein has translation MIPKELLEEPKVVASYNDRVREVISRMQENNQWVVPVVRDKVVIGVISYNELLRRKVSPESKVINLMIPSNNVLESEDEARVVAKFYTTKSRALIVVDDKKRLVGIISREGFLSYYLSRGEIPDAKVREVMNSPVITIDANDSVARARWLMSNNHVSKLPVLENKKLVGIVTTRDIVNRLYSEGGKKKSSILTEEERLMALPVREIMTYPVITTDGNQNVKQALETLLRRKISGMPVIEGDLIVGMFSGIDVVNLIAKKFELEMPIEAKLSGELKQGDVKAMIDGILERYLARLEKLTEVINFKVTFKEVAKSQDKKVYQVTARAVTKIGDFISKDSDWDPVTAVRKAVEKLEERVTRELKKIEAKGRKPKAEEG, from the coding sequence ATGATACCAAAAGAGCTTTTGGAAGAGCCTAAGGTAGTTGCATCATATAATGATAGAGTAAGGGAAGTCATTTCCAGAATGCAAGAAAATAATCAGTGGGTTGTTCCAGTAGTTAGAGATAAGGTTGTTATAGGAGTTATAAGTTATAATGAGTTGCTTAGAAGGAAAGTAAGTCCAGAATCTAAGGTAATAAATTTAATGATACCTTCTAATAATGTTTTAGAAAGTGAAGATGAAGCAAGAGTTGTAGCAAAATTTTATACAACTAAATCTAGAGCCTTAATAGTCGTCGATGATAAGAAAAGATTAGTTGGCATTATAAGTAGAGAAGGATTTTTATCATATTATCTTAGCAGGGGGGAAATACCAGACGCAAAAGTTAGAGAAGTGATGAACAGTCCAGTTATTACGATAGATGCTAACGATTCGGTTGCAAGAGCTAGATGGCTTATGAGTAATAATCATGTATCTAAATTACCGGTCTTGGAAAACAAAAAACTTGTAGGAATTGTTACGACCAGAGATATTGTAAACAGACTATATTCAGAAGGAGGTAAAAAGAAATCATCAATTCTAACTGAAGAAGAAAGATTAATGGCACTCCCAGTCAGAGAAATTATGACATATCCAGTTATTACTACAGATGGAAATCAGAACGTTAAGCAAGCCTTAGAGACCTTGTTAAGGAGAAAGATATCTGGTATGCCAGTCATTGAAGGTGACTTGATAGTGGGAATGTTTAGTGGTATTGATGTTGTAAATCTTATTGCAAAGAAATTTGAACTTGAGATGCCAATAGAGGCTAAACTAAGTGGAGAATTAAAGCAAGGAGACGTTAAAGCAATGATTGACGGTATTCTAGAGAGATATTTGGCAAGACTCGAAAAGTTAACAGAAGTGATAAACTTTAAAGTTACCTTCAAAGAAGTTGCTAAAAGTCAAGATAAGAAAGTTTACCAAGTAACTGCAAGAGCAGTAACAAAGATTGGTGATTTCATAAGTAAAGACTCTGATTGGGATCCAGTAACTGCTGTTAGGAAAGCAGTAGAAAAATTAGAGGAAAGAGTAACTAGAGAGTTAAAGAAAATTGAAGCGAAAGGAAGAAAGCCAAAGGCAGAGGAAGGTTGA
- a CDS encoding 2-oxoacid:ferredoxin oxidoreductase subunit alpha, translated as MRLSWVIGGAQGTGIDTAANIFGNAVASAGYYIYGNREYYSNIKGRHSYFSLTISDKRVRSNTQKIDILVSFDAETVFQHFYDVKDILIYNKAVETTKIDAVQSMEPELAERIKDFLTKQGYETTVKGALEYASKNNVTLIPVNYDEIAKKVADEMKVPLSVTERVKNIVGITISYKLLGLDVNYLIEAINSTFKQDLYRKMNELAVKDSYDIVESRYNLKPSSKERRRFWLDGNTAVAIGKIYGGVRFQSYYPITPASDESVYIEAHQDVLMEDPITGDKKKGTIVVVQAEDELAAINMAIGAALTGVRAATATSGPGFSLMVEGLGWAGMNEVPVVITYYIRGGPSTGLPTRTAQSDLIFPIFAGHGEFPKIVLASGDHAEAFKDAIWALNLAEKYQTPVIHLVEKTLANSYSTIPYEELELDKLKAERGKIVESGDISYKRFKFTEDGISPRAFLGKATMYYTGDEHNEEGHISEDVVNRTMMYEKRMKKLEVADKEIPEESRVKIYGDLNSRNLIITWGSPTGVLRDILEESNFDFTLLQIRMFSPFPKNLVSKLMEGRDKIITVEGNYLAQTSLLVKMYTGKDVTNSILKWNGRPFLRDELEEALIKVIKDGEKRVVLNGGI; from the coding sequence ATGAGACTTAGTTGGGTTATAGGAGGAGCACAAGGTACTGGGATTGATACGGCCGCTAATATTTTTGGAAATGCAGTAGCCTCAGCTGGTTATTATATATATGGAAACAGAGAGTATTACTCTAATATAAAAGGAAGACATAGCTATTTCTCTTTAACAATTAGTGACAAAAGAGTAAGGAGTAATACTCAAAAGATTGATATTTTAGTATCTTTTGATGCAGAAACTGTATTTCAACATTTCTATGACGTTAAAGATATTCTAATTTATAATAAGGCAGTAGAAACAACAAAAATCGATGCTGTACAATCAATGGAACCAGAACTAGCTGAAAGAATAAAGGATTTTCTAACTAAACAAGGGTATGAAACTACAGTTAAGGGAGCTCTTGAATATGCAAGTAAAAATAACGTGACACTAATACCAGTTAACTATGACGAAATAGCTAAGAAAGTCGCTGATGAGATGAAAGTTCCTTTATCAGTTACTGAGAGAGTTAAAAATATTGTAGGAATTACAATCTCATATAAGTTACTTGGTCTAGATGTAAATTACCTTATTGAAGCTATAAACAGTACTTTTAAGCAAGATCTTTATAGGAAAATGAATGAACTTGCGGTTAAAGATTCTTATGATATAGTTGAATCAAGATACAATCTAAAACCGAGTTCAAAGGAGAGAAGAAGATTCTGGTTAGATGGTAACACTGCTGTGGCCATAGGAAAGATTTATGGAGGAGTAAGATTTCAATCATATTATCCGATAACTCCAGCCTCAGATGAAAGTGTATATATAGAGGCCCATCAGGATGTTTTAATGGAGGATCCAATAACTGGAGATAAAAAGAAGGGTACTATCGTTGTAGTCCAAGCTGAAGATGAATTAGCCGCAATAAATATGGCTATTGGTGCAGCACTAACTGGAGTTAGAGCTGCAACAGCTACTTCTGGTCCAGGTTTCTCTTTAATGGTTGAAGGATTAGGATGGGCTGGAATGAATGAGGTTCCAGTTGTAATTACTTATTATATTAGAGGAGGTCCTTCAACAGGTTTACCTACTAGAACTGCTCAATCCGATTTAATATTCCCTATATTTGCTGGACATGGAGAATTTCCAAAGATTGTTTTAGCATCTGGAGATCATGCCGAAGCATTTAAGGATGCTATCTGGGCATTGAACCTAGCAGAAAAATATCAAACACCAGTTATTCATCTTGTTGAGAAAACTTTGGCAAACTCTTATTCAACGATTCCTTATGAGGAACTTGAATTGGATAAATTAAAAGCGGAAAGAGGGAAGATTGTAGAGTCTGGAGATATTAGTTATAAGAGGTTTAAGTTTACTGAAGATGGAATTTCTCCAAGAGCTTTCTTAGGTAAGGCAACAATGTACTATACTGGTGATGAACATAATGAAGAGGGACATATATCAGAGGATGTAGTTAACAGAACTATGATGTATGAAAAGAGAATGAAGAAACTTGAAGTTGCAGATAAAGAAATACCAGAAGAGAGTAGAGTGAAGATTTATGGTGATTTGAACTCAAGAAACTTAATAATCACTTGGGGATCACCCACTGGAGTACTAAGGGATATACTTGAAGAATCAAACTTCGATTTTACCCTACTACAAATTAGAATGTTCTCTCCATTCCCTAAGAATTTAGTGAGTAAGCTTATGGAGGGTAGAGATAAGATAATTACTGTAGAAGGAAACTATCTTGCTCAAACTTCCCTCTTAGTAAAAATGTATACTGGTAAAGACGTTACTAATTCAATTCTAAAATGGAATGGTAGACCATTCTTAAGAGATGAATTAGAAGAAGCATTAATTAAAGTTATTAAAGATGGGGAAAAGAGGGTGGTGTTAAATGGCGGCATTTAA
- the purT gene encoding formate-dependent phosphoribosylglycinamide formyltransferase: protein MEIGTPLFEGAKKLLWLGGGELGKEMVIEAQRMGIETVVVDRYDMAPAMHVAHRKYVVNMLDGNAIKSIIKKENPDAIITEIEAINTDALLELESEGYKVIPNAKAVKICMNRIELRKLAAEKVKVPTTQYGFAENPEEVKKICKDIGYPCIIKPEMSSSGHGHEVVYNESEVEQKFKEAITHARGKSEQVIVEEYVKIDRELTVLTYRYLDDKGVVTKTITPIEHQRPSDVYYYVESWHPSTVDKDIIERAQEYATRVVNELGGFGIFGVEIIVSGNRVLFSEVSPRPHDTGLVTMASLDINEFQIHVRSALGLPTPEVKIVSPAAAHVILANNEGWAPKFLNVEKALQIPGVQIRLFGKPSTYYKRRMGVVLATGNTVEEAKEKARKAASLVLVT, encoded by the coding sequence ATGGAGATAGGTACTCCTTTATTCGAAGGAGCAAAGAAACTTCTCTGGCTAGGTGGAGGAGAGTTAGGAAAAGAAATGGTAATTGAGGCACAAAGAATGGGTATAGAGACAGTTGTAGTTGATAGGTATGATATGGCCCCAGCTATGCACGTAGCCCATAGAAAATACGTTGTTAATATGTTAGACGGAAACGCAATAAAGAGTATTATAAAGAAAGAGAACCCAGACGCAATAATTACAGAAATTGAGGCTATAAACACAGATGCGCTATTAGAGTTAGAAAGTGAAGGATACAAAGTAATTCCTAACGCTAAGGCCGTAAAAATCTGCATGAATAGAATTGAATTAAGGAAGTTAGCGGCGGAAAAAGTTAAAGTACCAACAACACAGTATGGATTTGCTGAAAATCCTGAAGAAGTAAAGAAAATTTGCAAGGATATTGGATATCCTTGTATAATAAAACCAGAAATGAGTTCTAGTGGACACGGGCATGAGGTTGTATATAATGAATCTGAAGTAGAACAAAAGTTTAAAGAAGCTATTACACACGCAAGAGGAAAAAGCGAACAAGTAATAGTAGAAGAATACGTTAAAATTGACAGAGAACTTACAGTTTTAACCTATAGGTATTTAGATGATAAAGGAGTTGTAACTAAGACAATTACCCCAATTGAACATCAAAGACCCTCAGATGTGTATTACTACGTGGAATCTTGGCACCCCTCAACAGTGGATAAAGATATAATAGAAAGAGCCCAAGAATATGCTACAAGAGTTGTTAATGAATTAGGCGGTTTCGGTATATTTGGTGTAGAAATAATAGTCTCTGGGAATAGGGTATTATTCAGTGAAGTATCCCCAAGGCCTCATGATACTGGATTAGTTACAATGGCAAGCCTAGATATTAATGAATTTCAAATTCACGTTAGGAGTGCATTAGGTTTACCTACACCTGAGGTGAAGATAGTTTCGCCAGCTGCTGCACACGTTATTTTGGCAAATAATGAAGGATGGGCACCTAAATTTTTAAATGTAGAAAAAGCTTTGCAAATTCCTGGTGTTCAAATAAGGCTATTCGGAAAACCATCAACGTATTATAAAAGAAGAATGGGAGTGGTATTAGCTACTGGTAATACAGTAGAGGAAGCAAAGGAAAAAGCAAGGAAAGCAGCTTCATTAGTCCTAGTTACTTAG
- a CDS encoding carbon-nitrogen hydrolase family protein has protein sequence MKIGIVQPLNTTNALYLTEESLKSGAEIVLLPEKWIRTLDDLPLHNFQQLAKKYTAYIIPGAIEDGVSIISPLIDPNGEIKAIAKKIHLFGDEKNRLLSGSSAIIFKYRGIKIGIAICYDVDFPEIVREMFLRGVEILLVPSKIPKDGIDLWREYLKVRVLENRIALVNANAFSPPEYLGMSIAYIPSLRGRFIEAKPIGELGDKEGQIVIDINPLSYMSFRIERLKEYKQFDIKELE, from the coding sequence TTGAAGATTGGTATAGTCCAACCATTAAATACAACTAATGCATTATATCTTACTGAGGAGTCTCTAAAGTCGGGAGCAGAGATAGTACTATTACCAGAAAAATGGATAAGAACGCTAGATGATTTACCATTACATAATTTTCAACAATTAGCTAAGAAATATACAGCGTATATCATACCAGGGGCAATAGAAGATGGAGTTTCAATTATCTCCCCTCTAATTGACCCAAATGGAGAAATAAAAGCTATAGCTAAGAAAATACATCTCTTCGGAGATGAAAAAAATAGATTACTTTCAGGCAGTTCAGCTATAATTTTTAAATATAGAGGAATAAAGATAGGAATAGCGATATGTTATGATGTAGACTTTCCAGAAATAGTTAGAGAAATGTTTTTACGAGGAGTGGAAATACTACTAGTACCCTCAAAAATTCCTAAGGATGGAATAGATTTATGGAGAGAATATTTGAAAGTAAGAGTTTTAGAAAATAGAATAGCTCTAGTTAATGCAAATGCTTTTTCTCCTCCAGAGTATCTAGGTATGAGCATAGCATACATACCTTCGCTCAGAGGAAGATTTATTGAGGCAAAACCTATAGGTGAATTAGGAGATAAAGAAGGACAAATTGTTATTGATATTAATCCTCTTTCCTATATGAGTTTTAGAATTGAAAGGCTTAAAGAATATAAACAGTTTGATATTAAGGAGTTAGAATGA